One genomic window of Candidatus Binatia bacterium includes the following:
- a CDS encoding VOC family protein, with amino-acid sequence MPNSPSPRLSLSHTTVAVRDLEVMLEFYCGVLGFVVTNRGLVGEGELAFLSQDPTEHHQMVFVTGLPEAEHQFVLADHLAFRTGSLDDLRAIGARLDEAGVEGALPISHGNAWSLYFNDPEGNGLECFVDTPFHVAQPRADGLDLSADDAAIEADTLAKIQDGEEFQPLLDWQAQFRARLNGQNGDS; translated from the coding sequence ATGCCAAATTCACCCTCGCCTCGGCTTTCGCTGAGCCATACGACGGTCGCGGTGCGCGACCTCGAAGTGATGCTCGAATTCTATTGCGGCGTACTCGGCTTTGTGGTGACCAACCGCGGCTTGGTCGGAGAAGGGGAGCTGGCGTTTCTCTCCCAGGACCCCACCGAGCACCATCAAATGGTCTTTGTGACGGGCCTTCCGGAGGCCGAGCATCAGTTCGTCCTGGCCGATCATTTGGCGTTTCGTACCGGGAGTCTCGACGACCTGCGGGCCATCGGTGCTCGCCTGGACGAAGCGGGCGTCGAGGGAGCGCTTCCGATCTCGCACGGTAATGCTTGGTCATTGTACTTCAACGACCCCGAGGGCAATGGCCTGGAATGTTTTGTCGACACCCCCTTTCATGTCGCGCAACCCCGCGCCGATGGATTGGATCTGTCGGCAGACGATGCGGCGATCGAGGCCGACACGCTGGCGAAAATTCAGGACGGCGAAGAGTTCCAGCCGCTTCTCGACTGGCAGGCTCAGTTTCGGGCCCGGCTGAATGGCCAGAACGGAGATTCCTAG
- a CDS encoding MarR family transcriptional regulator: MDERSRIDEGMESWARLVPDLDLETMRTGLLLARVTALGHKHVEAAFAAVGLSAGEFDVLASLLHAPDRTSKPSVLARSGMLSPAGMTHRLDRLERAGFVERRPDPDDRRSMLVLLTEAGEAKAIEAARVHVAAEAELLGLLGARVQADLRRLLDTMLDTYAAVAARPPTALARSAE, translated from the coding sequence GTGGACGAACGGAGCCGAATCGACGAGGGAATGGAGAGCTGGGCGCGCCTTGTGCCTGATCTCGATCTGGAGACGATGCGGACAGGCTTGCTGCTCGCCAGGGTCACGGCCCTGGGGCACAAGCACGTCGAGGCGGCCTTCGCCGCAGTGGGGTTGTCGGCAGGCGAGTTCGATGTGCTGGCCTCGCTGCTGCACGCTCCGGACCGTACGAGCAAGCCATCGGTGTTGGCTCGCAGCGGCATGTTGTCGCCGGCCGGGATGACGCATCGTCTCGATCGGCTCGAGAGGGCGGGGTTCGTCGAGCGACGGCCCGACCCGGATGATCGGCGTTCGATGCTGGTGTTGTTGACCGAGGCCGGCGAGGCGAAAGCCATCGAGGCCGCACGCGTCCATGTGGCCGCGGAGGCTGAACTCCTCGGTCTGCTTGGTGCGAGAGTCCAAGCGGACCTGCGTCGACTGCTCGATACCATGCTGGATACCTATGCAGCGGTTGCCGCCAGACCTCCGACAGCACTCGCCCGGAGTGCAGAATAA
- a CDS encoding SDR family oxidoreductase has product MDLGIAGRRAILLGSSRGLGRACAESVAREGVHVVINGRNAADVEAAVDELRVSHDVEVTGVVGDSSTPEVHDALLEACSEPDILLLNGEGPPPAPFADLGPDALAAAFRQAVVGPVGILQRVVSGMVERRFGRVVAVSSAMVKTPNSVMSLSHGTRLGLAGILKGLSKDVVAHNVTVNQLLPERFDTGRQEQMAQLVMQFKGVSYEDARAEQIASIKAGRLGRPEEFGDAFAYLCSAQAGFMSGQSLQLDGGSYEGIF; this is encoded by the coding sequence ATGGATCTCGGAATCGCAGGTCGTCGGGCGATTCTGTTAGGATCAAGCCGTGGGCTGGGGCGGGCTTGCGCAGAGAGCGTTGCTCGCGAAGGTGTGCACGTGGTGATCAACGGTCGCAATGCGGCCGATGTGGAGGCGGCGGTCGACGAACTCCGGGTGTCGCATGACGTCGAGGTTACCGGTGTGGTCGGTGACTCGTCGACTCCCGAGGTGCATGATGCACTGCTTGAGGCATGCTCCGAGCCTGATATCTTGCTGCTCAACGGGGAGGGCCCACCGCCAGCGCCGTTTGCCGACCTCGGCCCGGACGCCCTCGCCGCGGCCTTCCGGCAAGCCGTAGTTGGCCCGGTTGGCATCCTTCAGCGGGTTGTCTCCGGGATGGTCGAGCGTCGATTCGGGCGCGTGGTTGCCGTCAGTTCGGCGATGGTCAAGACGCCGAACTCAGTTATGAGCCTCTCGCACGGCACCCGGCTTGGGCTCGCGGGCATTCTCAAGGGCCTCTCCAAGGACGTGGTGGCCCATAACGTGACGGTCAATCAGCTTCTGCCGGAACGGTTCGACACCGGTCGCCAAGAGCAGATGGCCCAACTGGTAATGCAGTTCAAGGGCGTCTCCTACGAAGACGCCCGTGCCGAACAGATCGCATCGATCAAGGCCGGTCGACTCGGCCGCCCCGAGGAGTTCGGGGATGCGTTCGCATATCTGTGTTCCGCCCAGGCCGGTTTCATGTCCGGGCAGAGTCTGCAGCTCGATGGTGGAAGCTACGAAGGGATTTTCTGA
- the egtD gene encoding L-histidine N(alpha)-methyltransferase — MLETTNDSQNTFENDVIDGLSQLQKTIPCRWLYDERGSELFEEITVLPEYYPTRTETGILSQYAAEIAAHVGPHATVVEYGAGASVKTRILIDALEELRTYIPIDISADFLQASATSLQEDYPDLNIDPVVADFLSAVELPEKSAEGARVGFFPGSTIGNLESSEITGFMQRAREDLGASAQFVLGADLKKDAKILIPAYDDSAGITSEFNLNLLRRMNGELDANFDVASFNHEARWNDDDARIEMHLVSDRDQSVEVSGKTFDFRQGETVHTENSRKFEIDALQKLIGQCGWQLADSWVDKDNLFSVLLFKAI, encoded by the coding sequence ATGCTTGAAACAACTAATGACTCTCAGAATACGTTCGAAAACGACGTGATTGATGGGCTTTCCCAATTACAAAAAACCATTCCTTGCCGGTGGCTTTATGATGAAAGGGGCTCGGAACTTTTTGAAGAAATTACCGTGCTGCCGGAATACTATCCAACCCGCACGGAAACCGGCATTTTGTCCCAATACGCAGCGGAGATCGCTGCCCATGTTGGCCCTCACGCAACTGTGGTCGAGTATGGAGCGGGTGCCTCGGTCAAAACTCGGATACTCATCGACGCGCTCGAAGAACTCAGGACTTATATACCCATCGATATCTCTGCAGATTTTTTGCAAGCCAGTGCGACTTCATTGCAGGAAGATTACCCAGACCTGAATATAGATCCGGTGGTCGCAGACTTTCTATCGGCCGTCGAGTTACCTGAAAAATCAGCTGAGGGTGCACGGGTCGGTTTCTTTCCCGGGTCGACCATCGGTAATCTCGAGAGCTCGGAAATTACAGGATTCATGCAGCGCGCACGTGAGGATTTAGGAGCAAGTGCACAATTTGTTCTGGGTGCAGATTTGAAAAAGGATGCCAAAATCCTGATTCCGGCCTATGACGATTCCGCCGGTATCACTTCTGAATTCAATCTCAATTTGTTGAGACGTATGAACGGAGAGTTGGACGCTAACTTCGATGTCGCTTCTTTTAACCATGAAGCAAGATGGAACGACGATGATGCAAGAATCGAGATGCACCTGGTCAGCGATCGAGACCAATCTGTTGAAGTATCAGGGAAAACATTCGATTTCAGGCAGGGTGAAACTGTGCATACCGAAAACTCACGAAAGTTCGAGATCGATGCCCTTCAAAAACTAATCGGGCAATGCGGCTGGCAACTGGCAGATAGCTGGGTCGACAAAGACAATCTCTTCTCGGTACTGTTGTTCAAGGCCATTTGA
- a CDS encoding FAD-dependent monooxygenase — protein sequence MAESPGVDVDVLIVGAGPVGMLGGILASRLGLSALVVERRDGPQKAPAAHVVNARTYEICRQAGLDMERIFAAGKSESDAGHVNFVTRLRGELIGRLPFERQGEACLEFTPTPLRNLSQHRFEPILADELRASPDADLRYRHQWEHSEELDDGVVSDLVDLDSGDTTRVRSRYVIGCDGAGSRVREMLGIEMVGPPLIQGYLMIHFAANLRGLTAERPAVLHFTFDPQASGAFIAHDVESDWVFMHAIDPSNESVDDYDDDRCVDIIERAANADLDAEILGKGIWWMSSQTAASMGRGRVFLAGDSAHRFPPTGGLGLNSGVQDIHGLMWRIAAVIAGKASDALLDSYEKERLPVAQNNARQSLTNAIKLVELPVALGIDVEPTSERLDASLADPSKAEAIAAAVELQREHFDLFGLQLGYIYREGALVGEDPLPVETGSSSDYQPTARPGARMPHDWLEETGGRSTLDLVTLDRPVLFSFGDHAAWRNALGAADVAMVRVGVDTPALESWRTLCAVDGDGALLVRPDHHVAWRAQSSTQLPELERALAVLAGKSLEESITTSRRLPGRKS from the coding sequence ATGGCCGAGAGCCCCGGCGTCGACGTTGATGTGTTGATCGTGGGGGCGGGGCCGGTGGGGATGCTGGGCGGGATCCTTGCCTCGCGCCTGGGGCTGAGTGCGTTGGTGGTCGAGCGCCGTGATGGGCCTCAGAAAGCGCCTGCGGCCCACGTGGTCAACGCTCGGACCTACGAGATCTGCCGCCAGGCCGGGCTCGATATGGAACGCATCTTCGCTGCCGGCAAGAGTGAATCCGATGCCGGCCACGTCAACTTTGTCACCCGACTGCGTGGCGAACTGATCGGCCGGCTCCCCTTCGAGCGTCAGGGGGAAGCCTGCCTCGAATTCACCCCGACGCCGCTGCGCAACCTGTCTCAGCATCGCTTCGAGCCGATCCTCGCCGATGAGCTGCGCGCCTCACCGGATGCCGACCTCCGCTACCGGCACCAGTGGGAGCATTCCGAGGAACTCGATGATGGCGTCGTCTCTGACCTCGTGGACCTCGACTCCGGCGATACGACCCGGGTGCGTAGTCGCTATGTTATTGGGTGTGACGGAGCGGGCAGCCGTGTTCGCGAGATGCTCGGCATCGAGATGGTCGGCCCGCCGCTGATCCAGGGTTATCTGATGATTCATTTTGCGGCGAACCTCCGCGGCCTCACGGCAGAGCGGCCCGCGGTATTGCACTTTACGTTCGACCCGCAAGCCTCTGGCGCGTTCATTGCACATGATGTCGAGTCCGATTGGGTGTTCATGCACGCAATCGACCCGTCGAACGAGTCGGTGGACGACTACGACGATGATCGGTGTGTGGACATTATCGAGAGGGCGGCCAATGCCGATCTTGACGCCGAGATCCTGGGCAAAGGCATATGGTGGATGAGTTCACAGACGGCGGCATCGATGGGGCGGGGCCGAGTCTTTCTGGCCGGCGACTCCGCTCACCGCTTTCCGCCTACGGGCGGACTCGGCCTGAACTCGGGGGTGCAGGACATCCACGGGCTGATGTGGCGCATCGCGGCGGTCATCGCAGGCAAGGCATCGGATGCGCTGCTCGATTCCTATGAGAAAGAGCGTCTCCCGGTTGCGCAGAATAACGCTCGCCAGTCGCTGACGAACGCCATTAAGCTGGTCGAGCTACCGGTAGCACTCGGCATCGACGTCGAGCCGACAAGTGAGCGGTTGGATGCGTCTCTGGCAGATCCGTCGAAGGCCGAGGCAATCGCCGCAGCGGTCGAGTTGCAGCGAGAGCATTTCGATCTGTTCGGCCTCCAGCTTGGCTATATCTACCGCGAAGGGGCCCTTGTCGGAGAGGATCCGCTCCCTGTGGAAACAGGTTCGTCCAGCGACTATCAGCCGACGGCTCGGCCCGGGGCTCGGATGCCGCACGATTGGCTGGAGGAGACCGGCGGGCGCTCAACCCTCGATCTCGTCACGCTGGATCGGCCTGTTCTATTCAGTTTCGGAGACCACGCGGCATGGCGCAACGCCCTTGGCGCCGCCGACGTGGCGATGGTCCGCGTCGGGGTCGACACGCCTGCGCTCGAATCGTGGCGAACGTTGTGTGCCGTTGATGGTGACGGTGCACTGCTCGTCCGTCCCGACCACCACGTCGCCTGGCGCGCGCAATCCTCGACGCAACTACCTGAACTCGAGCGTGCGCTCGCCGTCCTGGCGGGAAAAAGCCTCGAAGAATCCATCACCACAAGCAGGCGGCTTCCGGGCCGGAAATCCTGA